A region of Streptomyces sp. NBC_01788 DNA encodes the following proteins:
- a CDS encoding diaminopimelate decarboxylase: MNGSDKADRRERILRAAVEQGLLEPETAVLAGFVDLDGVNDTVTSLRSAFPDSLRVLHAFAAKANCLVPVLEEVRLSGMGCEVASAGELAQALEAGFEPAHIVFDSPAKTRAELVRALSLGVAVNADSFQELSRLDEILATRRSDSRIGVRINPQIGAGSITAMSTATSTSKFGIPLEDEGNRRRLLQAYRDRPWLTWVHTHVGSQGCPLDLIAQGIAKAVEFAEEINAHLGRRQVTGIDIGGGLPVNFDSDETTPGFDTYVDHLREHAPALFSGEYEIITEFGRSVLAKNGFTAAYVEYTKTVGGRPIAITHAGAQVATRTVFAPDAWPLRIEAHDPGGRAKHGRPVPQDIAGPCCFAGDLLARNRALPLLDVGDLVVVPDTGAYYFSTPFHYNSLPEPAVHGARVDADGRVTFRQLRAAQAVHPAPALA; the protein is encoded by the coding sequence ATGAATGGTTCTGACAAGGCCGACCGGCGCGAGCGGATTCTGCGGGCAGCCGTAGAGCAGGGACTCCTGGAACCCGAGACGGCCGTACTGGCCGGGTTCGTCGACCTCGACGGCGTCAACGACACCGTCACGTCCCTGCGGAGCGCGTTCCCCGACTCCCTCCGGGTCCTGCACGCGTTCGCGGCCAAGGCGAACTGCCTGGTTCCCGTGCTCGAGGAAGTGCGCCTGAGCGGCATGGGCTGCGAGGTCGCCAGTGCCGGCGAACTCGCCCAGGCGCTGGAGGCGGGCTTCGAACCCGCACACATCGTGTTCGACTCCCCCGCCAAGACACGGGCAGAACTGGTCCGGGCACTGAGCCTGGGGGTCGCGGTGAACGCGGACAGCTTCCAGGAACTCTCGCGGCTGGACGAGATCCTGGCGACCCGTCGTTCCGACTCGCGCATCGGTGTGCGCATCAACCCCCAGATCGGCGCCGGCTCGATCACCGCCATGAGCACGGCCACGTCGACCTCGAAGTTCGGTATTCCGCTGGAGGACGAGGGCAACCGGCGACGACTGCTCCAGGCGTACCGGGACCGTCCCTGGCTCACCTGGGTGCACACACACGTCGGCTCGCAGGGCTGTCCCCTGGACCTGATCGCCCAAGGCATCGCGAAGGCGGTGGAGTTCGCCGAGGAGATCAACGCCCACCTCGGCCGCCGGCAGGTCACCGGCATCGACATCGGGGGAGGACTGCCGGTCAATTTCGACAGCGACGAGACGACGCCCGGCTTCGACACCTACGTGGATCACCTGCGCGAGCACGCGCCGGCCCTCTTCTCGGGCGAGTACGAGATCATCACCGAGTTCGGCCGTTCCGTGCTGGCCAAGAACGGGTTCACCGCCGCGTACGTCGAGTACACCAAGACCGTCGGCGGACGTCCCATCGCGATCACCCACGCCGGCGCACAGGTGGCCACCCGGACCGTGTTCGCCCCCGACGCATGGCCCCTGCGGATCGAGGCCCACGACCCCGGCGGCCGGGCCAAGCACGGCCGGCCCGTGCCACAGGACATCGCGGGCCCGTGCTGTTTCGCGGGTGACCTGCTGGCACGCAACCGTGCGCTGCCCCTCCTCGACGTCGGCGACCTCGTCGTCGTCCCGGACACCGGCGCCTACTACTTCTCGACGCCTTTCCACTACAACAGCCTGCCCGAACCCGCCGTGCACGGCGCCCGCGTCGACGCCGACGGCCGTGTCACCTTCCGGCAACTCCGCGCCGCACAGGCCGTCCACCCGGCCCCGGCCCTTGCCTGA
- a CDS encoding protein kinase domain-containing protein, whose product MTPLSSGDPDSIGGYTLLRRLGAGGMGVVYLGVSASGRQVAVKLVHGPYAQEEEFRTRFRQEISAARRVSGAFTAPVVDADPDADRPWMATLYVPGLSLAEVVEKGGPLSRRELRALGLGLTEALRDIHRVGLVHRDLKPGNVLMTEDGPRVIDFGISRASDNQNLTATGRMIGTPPFMSPEQVASARDVTPASDVFSLGSLLVFAAVGTGPFDADSPYITGYQVVYGTPDLGGVPEALLDIVERCLDKDPAARPELTDIHRMLQALPESDATGSPETGQSTKPRRRPTSRKAATSSAGAATGTGSGKRRRARMLLTGLGAALAVTGLWIGMGVFVSAPDTTTTASDATATARAASLPDGWRPWRTKLRYDVTGVPLDYGSPGCVAEGSDLFCGGTGFTAARIDAASGRTLWRTGTRPQGAQPIGVRDGLVYMYEEPDDETRRLVALDAGTGHRRWQRDINRAEKAVLYDGGLLTLSPDSSWFVAYGPSGKELWRAPSLDEYCTPTALGGVPYALCSEGTESGQAPVDLMRLGPGSLTESATLPKKAEALGAVGGRPLFLAPQTAKDVYEAGYERPYNALLRVAPETGQVRRIPLAHPLTGAATLADGVVYFVRSDGSVTAVSADSGRQLWQKVTDMESLSAPAVSATYKRVYFSNRFGRLLALDSRTGAEVWRTSALDDPGDKAQGYPPRVLLVRDAIVAMAGDTAFSRSPDGPA is encoded by the coding sequence ATGACGCCCCTGAGCAGCGGGGACCCGGATTCCATAGGCGGGTACACCCTTCTCCGCCGGCTCGGGGCGGGCGGCATGGGAGTCGTCTATCTCGGAGTCTCCGCCTCGGGACGGCAGGTCGCGGTCAAGCTCGTGCACGGGCCGTATGCCCAGGAGGAGGAGTTCCGGACGCGCTTCCGGCAGGAGATCTCGGCAGCGCGCAGAGTGAGCGGTGCCTTCACCGCGCCTGTCGTGGATGCCGACCCGGACGCCGACCGGCCGTGGATGGCGACGCTCTACGTGCCGGGACTCAGCCTCGCCGAAGTCGTGGAGAAGGGCGGCCCGCTGAGCCGGCGGGAGCTGCGCGCGCTGGGGCTGGGGCTCACCGAGGCACTGCGCGACATCCACCGGGTGGGCCTGGTGCACCGGGACCTCAAACCGGGCAACGTCCTGATGACCGAGGACGGGCCGCGCGTCATCGACTTCGGCATATCGCGTGCTTCCGACAACCAGAACCTCACCGCGACCGGGCGGATGATCGGCACTCCGCCCTTCATGTCGCCGGAACAAGTGGCCTCCGCCCGAGACGTCACCCCGGCCTCGGACGTGTTCTCGCTGGGATCACTGCTGGTGTTCGCGGCCGTCGGCACGGGACCGTTCGACGCCGACAGCCCGTACATAACCGGCTATCAGGTGGTGTACGGGACGCCGGACCTCGGCGGGGTGCCCGAAGCGCTCCTGGACATTGTCGAGCGCTGCCTGGACAAGGACCCGGCCGCACGGCCGGAACTGACGGACATACACCGCATGCTCCAGGCGCTGCCGGAATCCGACGCCACCGGGTCCCCTGAGACCGGGCAGTCCACGAAACCCCGGCGTCGCCCCACTTCTCGGAAGGCCGCCACCAGTTCCGCGGGTGCCGCGACCGGCACCGGCAGCGGCAAGCGCCGACGAGCACGGATGCTGCTCACCGGCCTCGGCGCGGCGCTGGCCGTCACGGGGCTGTGGATCGGGATGGGTGTCTTCGTGTCCGCTCCGGACACGACCACCACCGCCTCCGACGCCACCGCCACCGCCCGTGCCGCGTCACTGCCCGACGGCTGGCGGCCGTGGCGGACGAAGCTGCGGTACGACGTGACGGGTGTCCCTCTCGACTACGGCAGCCCCGGATGTGTGGCGGAGGGAAGCGACCTGTTCTGCGGCGGTACGGGATTCACGGCGGCCAGAATCGACGCGGCCTCCGGCCGCACCCTGTGGCGGACCGGCACCCGCCCTCAGGGGGCCCAGCCGATCGGCGTTCGCGACGGGCTGGTCTACATGTACGAGGAACCGGACGACGAGACCAGGCGGTTGGTGGCCCTCGACGCCGGTACCGGGCACCGGCGGTGGCAACGCGACATCAACCGGGCCGAAAAGGCGGTCCTGTACGACGGCGGACTGCTGACCCTGTCTCCCGACTCCTCGTGGTTCGTGGCCTACGGACCTTCCGGCAAGGAACTGTGGCGGGCGCCTTCGCTGGACGAGTACTGCACTCCGACGGCACTGGGAGGCGTCCCCTACGCCCTGTGCTCGGAGGGCACCGAGTCCGGCCAGGCCCCGGTCGACCTGATGAGGCTCGGACCCGGCAGCCTGACCGAAAGCGCCACACTGCCCAAGAAGGCGGAAGCGCTCGGCGCCGTAGGCGGGCGACCACTGTTCCTCGCCCCCCAGACCGCGAAGGACGTGTACGAAGCCGGGTACGAACGGCCGTACAACGCGCTGCTGCGGGTGGCCCCGGAAACCGGGCAGGTCAGACGGATACCGCTGGCACATCCGCTGACCGGCGCGGCCACCCTCGCGGACGGCGTCGTCTACTTCGTCCGGTCCGACGGGTCGGTCACCGCGGTGTCGGCGGACAGCGGCAGACAACTCTGGCAGAAGGTCACGGACATGGAGAGTCTGTCCGCGCCCGCGGTGTCGGCGACGTACAAGCGGGTCTATTTCTCCAACCGCTTCGGCCGTCTGCTGGCACTGGACAGCCGCACCGGGGCGGAGGTCTGGCGCACCTCCGCTCTGGACGACCCCGGGGACAAAGCGCAGGGTTACCCGCCGCGCGTGCTGCTCGTCAGGGACGCGATCGTGGCGATGGCCGGCGACACGGCCTTCTCGCGGAGCCCGGACGGGCCCGCCTGA
- a CDS encoding barstar family protein produces MTGRTYVARLDGREMRDTDAVFQQFYNGLRLPDHFGWNWDALSDCLGDLKWLSADHCVLIVKAADEALPGDASGRRLLFKTLLRAGQRWSYIKRPEGIELSRLVVVMSCEAASVPSLEEQLRSCLTQDARGAAGS; encoded by the coding sequence GTGACCGGCAGGACGTACGTAGCGCGTCTCGACGGCCGGGAGATGCGCGACACGGACGCTGTCTTCCAGCAGTTCTACAACGGGTTGAGGCTGCCTGATCACTTCGGGTGGAACTGGGATGCCCTGTCAGACTGTCTGGGCGATCTGAAGTGGTTGTCTGCGGACCACTGCGTGCTGATCGTCAAGGCCGCGGATGAGGCACTGCCAGGCGATGCCTCCGGGCGGCGGTTGCTCTTCAAGACGCTTCTGCGGGCAGGACAGCGATGGTCCTACATAAAGCGGCCCGAGGGCATCGAACTCAGCAGGCTAGTGGTTGTCATGTCATGCGAGGCCGCATCCGTCCCGTCCCTTGAGGAACAGTTGCGATCGTGCCTGACTCAGGACGCTCGTGGGGCAGCAGGGAGTTGA
- a CDS encoding DUF1152 domain-containing protein, translating to MLHAALYGDEDQAVILTYAWDRLLVDPIPGPRGADNFTGLEPVTRCVWSVPATAEPIAPAGSTLPRLAAGLPHTFALLDPHHGAEGVTRQLEELIDHLAPVSIDLLDVGGDILAEGDEPTLKSPLADALTLAACCQVNAPIRLLVVGPGLDGEVSPDDLRPLFGPLVHSFTAQDVESVGSVLEWHPSEATAMLAATARGARGLCEIRDAGFAVPLTEEGPTVHEVDLDEAISRNTLARAIMTTATLDEAEAYSREICGFSEIDYERNKATWLTEQPPTRLDSDDVLPRLAQFQREAHGRGVTHTTFRHITEALNLSGSHRGELRQLLINSRPDQYAAPLWRIPADD from the coding sequence ATGCTTCACGCCGCCCTGTACGGCGACGAGGACCAGGCGGTGATCCTCACGTACGCCTGGGACCGCCTGCTGGTCGACCCGATCCCGGGCCCGCGAGGGGCGGACAACTTCACGGGTCTGGAACCGGTCACCCGCTGCGTCTGGTCGGTGCCGGCCACGGCCGAGCCGATCGCCCCGGCGGGCTCCACTCTCCCCCGACTCGCGGCAGGGCTCCCCCACACCTTCGCCCTGCTCGACCCGCACCACGGCGCCGAGGGCGTCACACGCCAGCTCGAAGAGCTGATCGACCACTTGGCCCCCGTGTCGATCGATCTGCTGGACGTGGGCGGCGACATCCTCGCCGAGGGCGACGAGCCCACGCTCAAGAGCCCGCTCGCCGACGCCCTCACCCTCGCCGCGTGCTGTCAGGTCAACGCCCCGATCCGCTTGCTGGTCGTAGGCCCGGGACTGGACGGTGAAGTCTCGCCCGACGACTTGCGCCCCCTCTTCGGCCCCCTCGTCCACAGCTTCACGGCGCAGGACGTGGAGTCGGTCGGCAGCGTCCTGGAGTGGCACCCCTCAGAGGCGACAGCGATGCTCGCGGCGACAGCCCGAGGAGCCCGCGGCCTCTGCGAAATCCGGGACGCCGGCTTCGCCGTACCCCTCACCGAGGAGGGGCCCACGGTCCACGAAGTCGACTTGGATGAAGCCATCAGCCGCAACACCCTGGCCCGCGCCATCATGACGACGGCCACCCTGGACGAAGCCGAGGCATACAGCCGCGAGATCTGCGGCTTCTCTGAAATCGACTACGAACGCAACAAGGCGACATGGCTCACCGAGCAGCCACCGACGAGGCTCGACTCCGACGACGTACTGCCCCGACTCGCCCAGTTCCAACGTGAGGCACACGGCCGCGGAGTCACCCACACGACCTTCCGCCACATCACCGAGGCCCTGAACCTCAGCGGCTCTCACCGCGGCGAGCTGCGCCAACTCCTCATCAACAGCCGCCCAGATCAGTACGCGGCGCCCTTGTGGCGCATCCCTGCCGACGACTGA